One window from the genome of Rhizobium sp. Pop5 encodes:
- a CDS encoding sugar kinase, with amino-acid sequence MPASDERKIILVVRPTRLDELIARFNTVQQAQFYVEHLGADFSDYLAEKKRYEAAISEVEASLRAVARVQRLERRYLASFVFGPDDVVVVLGQDGLVANTLKYLDGQPVLGVNPDPQRWDGLLLPFNPKSLPRVIGEALKNKRPIKRVSMAKATLNTGAVIHAVNDLFIGPQSHVSARYILHAEEREERQSSSGIIVSTGMGSTGWLKSLYSGWLGAASALGLEPADRKIDMSFAWDADFLRYFVREPFPSRTTGTSIVAGLVSGTQPLTIVSEMPEHGVIFSDGIEADFLEFNAGTRAVVTIAERQGMLVV; translated from the coding sequence GTGCCGGCCTCTGACGAACGCAAGATCATCCTGGTCGTCAGGCCGACCCGGCTCGACGAACTCATCGCCCGGTTCAACACGGTGCAGCAGGCGCAGTTTTACGTCGAACATCTCGGCGCCGATTTCAGCGATTATCTCGCCGAGAAGAAGCGATACGAAGCGGCTATCTCAGAGGTGGAAGCGAGCCTGCGCGCGGTCGCCCGCGTGCAGCGACTGGAGCGTCGCTACCTCGCAAGCTTCGTCTTCGGCCCCGACGATGTCGTGGTCGTGCTCGGCCAGGACGGCCTCGTCGCCAACACGCTCAAATACCTCGACGGACAGCCGGTCCTCGGCGTCAACCCCGATCCCCAGCGCTGGGACGGCCTGCTGCTACCCTTCAACCCGAAGAGCCTTCCCCGGGTGATCGGCGAGGCGCTGAAAAACAAGCGGCCGATCAAGCGCGTCAGCATGGCCAAGGCGACGCTGAACACCGGCGCCGTCATCCACGCGGTCAACGATCTCTTCATCGGCCCGCAAAGCCACGTCTCGGCCCGTTACATCCTCCACGCCGAGGAACGTGAGGAACGGCAGTCCTCGAGCGGCATCATCGTCTCGACAGGCATGGGCTCGACCGGCTGGCTGAAGAGCCTCTATTCCGGCTGGCTCGGCGCCGCGAGCGCGCTCGGCCTCGAACCCGCCGACCGGAAGATCGACATGTCCTTCGCCTGGGACGCGGATTTCCTGCGCTATTTCGTGCGCGAACCCTTTCCGAGCCGCACGACCGGCACCAGCATCGTCGCCGGCCTCGTCTCCGGGACCCAGCCGCTCACCATCGTCTCCGAAATGCCAGAACACGGCGTGATCTTCAGCGATGGGATCGAGGCGGATTTTCTGGAGTTCAACGCCGGAACCCGCGCAGTGGTGACGATCGCCGAGCGGCAGGGGATGCTGGTGGTATGA
- a CDS encoding thiolase family protein → MSYAYQPDEDWQPVVVAAYRTPIGRAFGSFATITAEDLLAPIIRRIVVETGIAPDAIDDVLVGNAAGGGGNIGRLAALNAGLPMAVPGVAIDRQCGSGLEAIILAARLIQAKAGSCFLAGGVESVSTAPWRVEKPKANGAVPRFYGRARFSPEAIGDPEMGVAAENVAREFGISRQRQDEFALRSHGLAVKAAEAGLLRPEIVEISTAHGLVERDECPRQTTSIEALANLKPVFQADGSVTAGNACPLNDGACLVLVMSRGMAKGLGIEKGLAFIDSAAAGVDPNLLGIGPVASTRKLLQRQPGLSLSGVDAIEFNEAFASQVLASLDQLGIAADAVNKEGGAIALGHPFGASGAILVSRLYSQLVRGDRWSPAATGLATIGIGGGIGLTALFEAVGLS, encoded by the coding sequence TTGTCCTACGCCTATCAGCCTGACGAGGATTGGCAACCGGTGGTGGTCGCCGCTTACCGCACGCCGATCGGCCGAGCCTTCGGCTCGTTTGCGACCATTACGGCCGAAGATCTGCTTGCCCCGATCATCCGCCGGATCGTCGTCGAAACGGGAATTGCGCCCGACGCCATCGACGATGTCCTTGTCGGCAATGCCGCGGGAGGCGGCGGCAATATCGGCCGGCTGGCCGCCCTCAACGCGGGGCTGCCCATGGCCGTTCCCGGCGTTGCGATCGACCGGCAATGCGGCTCCGGGCTGGAAGCGATCATCCTGGCCGCCCGGCTGATCCAGGCGAAAGCCGGCTCGTGTTTTCTCGCCGGCGGCGTCGAGAGCGTCAGCACCGCGCCATGGCGTGTCGAAAAACCGAAAGCCAATGGCGCCGTGCCACGCTTTTACGGTCGGGCGCGCTTTTCGCCCGAGGCGATCGGCGATCCCGAGATGGGCGTCGCCGCCGAAAACGTCGCGCGGGAGTTCGGCATCTCGCGCCAAAGGCAGGATGAATTCGCCCTGCGCAGCCACGGGCTCGCTGTCAAGGCGGCTGAAGCCGGCCTGCTCCGGCCGGAGATCGTCGAGATCTCCACGGCTCACGGACTGGTGGAACGGGACGAATGCCCACGCCAGACGACCTCGATCGAGGCGCTGGCAAACCTGAAGCCCGTCTTCCAGGCAGACGGTTCGGTGACGGCGGGCAATGCCTGCCCTCTGAATGACGGCGCCTGCCTGGTGCTCGTCATGAGCCGCGGCATGGCGAAAGGCCTCGGCATCGAGAAAGGCCTCGCCTTCATCGACAGCGCCGCCGCCGGCGTCGACCCCAACCTGCTCGGCATCGGCCCGGTCGCCTCGACCAGAAAGCTCCTGCAGCGCCAGCCCGGCCTCTCACTTTCCGGCGTTGACGCCATCGAATTCAACGAGGCTTTCGCGTCCCAGGTTCTGGCATCGCTGGATCAACTCGGCATCGCCGCCGACGCGGTCAACAAGGAGGGCGGCGCCATTGCGCTCGGCCACCCCTTCGGCGCCTCCGGCGCAATTCTCGTTAGCCGGCTATATAGCCAGCTGGTTCGCGGAGACCGCTGGTCGCCTGCCGCAACCGGCCTCGCCACGATCGGCATCGGCGGCGGCATCGGGCTGACCGCACTGTTCGAGGCTGTCGGGCTTTCGTGA
- a CDS encoding chloride channel protein, producing the protein MQKFYRKSKLMRRSRVVWGSFNLWKPRLVFWIGALAIGVTSVGFARLADMAQALFASLTTSTGWSFLLPLLVTPIGFVLSAWLAITLFPNSQGSGIPQAIAARHLHDDADRTRLLSLRLAFGKITLTILGLFCGASIGREGPTVQVGASFMLAAARFGGMAQARGLILAGSAAGIAAAFNTPLAGIVFAIEEMGRAYEARTNGIVLTAVIISGLAALALSGSYNYFGTTSVAPAGIHDWLLVPVCGIGGGALGATFSGLALHFGIRIRRWAQSAPLKRMLILAGLCGLAVAVIGIVSQGNTFGTSYELARAAVEGHATPPLFFIEKLLASFLSMISGIPGGIFAPSLAVGAGFGSTIGSLFGTSIALAAILGMAGYFAGVVQAPMTAFVIILEMTGDHEAVIPVMAVSMIGYVTSRLLSREPLYHGLSRNFIAAALRARRTTEKTTTDGISAS; encoded by the coding sequence ATGCAGAAGTTTTATCGTAAGTCCAAACTCATGCGCCGTTCCCGCGTGGTCTGGGGATCATTCAATCTGTGGAAGCCACGGCTGGTGTTCTGGATCGGAGCGCTGGCGATCGGCGTGACCAGCGTCGGTTTTGCGAGGCTCGCCGACATGGCGCAGGCGCTGTTCGCAAGCTTGACGACGTCCACCGGCTGGAGCTTTCTTTTGCCGCTCCTCGTCACTCCCATCGGGTTCGTTTTATCCGCCTGGCTGGCAATCACCCTTTTCCCGAACTCGCAGGGAAGCGGGATCCCGCAGGCGATCGCGGCCCGCCACTTACACGATGATGCCGACCGCACGCGGCTCCTCTCGCTACGCCTTGCCTTTGGCAAGATTACCTTGACCATCCTCGGTCTTTTCTGCGGCGCCTCGATTGGACGCGAGGGCCCGACGGTCCAGGTCGGTGCTTCGTTCATGCTGGCAGCGGCGCGCTTCGGAGGCATGGCGCAGGCACGCGGGCTGATCCTGGCTGGCTCTGCCGCCGGCATCGCGGCAGCCTTCAACACTCCGCTCGCGGGTATCGTCTTCGCGATCGAGGAGATGGGCCGGGCATACGAGGCGCGCACCAACGGCATCGTGCTGACGGCGGTGATCATTTCGGGCCTTGCGGCACTGGCGCTTTCCGGCAGCTATAATTATTTCGGGACGACATCCGTCGCGCCAGCCGGCATCCATGACTGGCTTCTGGTGCCGGTATGCGGGATCGGTGGCGGCGCGCTTGGAGCAACCTTTAGCGGACTGGCGCTGCATTTCGGCATTCGGATCCGCCGCTGGGCGCAGTCCGCCCCGCTGAAGCGCATGCTCATTCTTGCCGGCCTCTGCGGTCTCGCCGTGGCGGTGATCGGCATCGTCTCGCAAGGCAACACGTTCGGAACGAGCTACGAACTGGCGCGCGCAGCCGTAGAAGGCCATGCGACGCCGCCGCTGTTCTTCATCGAAAAGCTGCTCGCCAGCTTTCTGTCGATGATCTCCGGCATCCCCGGTGGGATCTTCGCCCCGTCGCTCGCCGTCGGCGCCGGCTTCGGCAGCACGATCGGATCGCTGTTCGGCACGAGCATCGCTCTTGCGGCGATCCTCGGCATGGCGGGTTACTTCGCAGGCGTCGTTCAGGCGCCAATGACCGCCTTCGTCATCATCCTTGAAATGACCGGCGACCATGAGGCCGTGATCCCTGTTATGGCCGTATCGATGATCGGCTATGTAACGTCGCGCTTGCTGTCGCGCGAGCCGCTTTACCACGGCCTGTCGCGCAATTTTATCGCAGCGGCGCTACGGGCGAGAAGGACGACGGAAAAGACCACGACGGACGGCATTTCAGCGAGTTGA
- a CDS encoding YihY/virulence factor BrkB family protein produces MAEVLRLKRFSVAVGIVAAAIGAFVLVQARQRGSFATVVAGKAGDEHGRSAATPEAIPLAGLRDVFWRAFHEILDDRVTLIAAGVTFYLLLALFPALAALVSLYGLVADPVTISEHLRELAILLPPGAFDLLADQIKALVEKRESTLGITFFVGLAIALWSTHSGTLAIFDAMNVAYEEREKRSLVRLNLIGLCFTLCAMVFAVVMVALVGVLPVMLSYLWLDQFKENMALFLRWPLLLFVVAVAVTLVYRFGPSRAPARVRWMTWGAGLTTFAWAVMSVGFSFYLDHFANYNATYGTLGALIGFLVWIWLSVVILIVGAELNAELEHQTAKDTTTGPPLPMGARGAYVADTLGETVS; encoded by the coding sequence ATGGCAGAGGTGCTCCGCCTCAAGAGGTTCTCCGTCGCGGTTGGAATTGTGGCCGCGGCGATCGGTGCGTTTGTCCTGGTGCAGGCAAGGCAGCGGGGTTCCTTCGCCACCGTCGTTGCCGGCAAGGCGGGCGACGAACATGGGCGCAGCGCGGCCACGCCCGAGGCCATTCCGCTCGCCGGCCTGCGCGACGTGTTCTGGCGCGCCTTCCATGAAATCCTCGACGACCGGGTGACGCTGATTGCGGCGGGCGTGACCTTTTATCTGCTGCTGGCGCTGTTTCCCGCACTCGCGGCCTTGGTTTCGCTTTACGGGCTGGTGGCTGATCCGGTGACGATATCAGAACATCTGCGCGAGCTTGCCATCCTTCTGCCGCCCGGGGCCTTTGATCTTCTTGCCGATCAGATCAAGGCGCTCGTCGAAAAGCGCGAAAGCACCCTCGGCATCACCTTCTTCGTCGGTCTCGCGATCGCGCTCTGGAGCACCCATAGCGGCACGCTGGCGATCTTCGACGCGATGAACGTCGCCTATGAGGAGAGGGAGAAGCGCAGCCTCGTCAGGCTGAACCTGATCGGCCTCTGCTTTACCCTGTGCGCGATGGTTTTCGCCGTCGTCATGGTGGCGCTCGTCGGCGTGCTGCCCGTCATGCTCTCCTATCTCTGGCTCGACCAGTTCAAGGAGAACATGGCGCTTTTCCTGCGGTGGCCGCTGCTTCTCTTCGTCGTCGCGGTGGCTGTGACCCTGGTCTATCGTTTCGGGCCGAGCCGCGCGCCTGCAAGGGTCCGCTGGATGACGTGGGGCGCGGGGCTGACCACATTCGCCTGGGCCGTCATGTCGGTCGGCTTCTCCTTCTACCTCGATCATTTCGCCAATTACAACGCGACCTACGGCACGCTCGGCGCGCTGATCGGCTTCCTCGTCTGGATCTGGCTCTCCGTCGTCATTCTCATCGTCGGCGCCGAACTCAATGCCGAGCTGGAGCATCAGACGGCGAAGGACACGACGACCGGGCCTCCGCTGCCGATGGGCGCGCGCGGCGCCTATGTCGCCGACACATTGGGCGAGACGGTGAGCTGA
- a CDS encoding AAA family ATPase — MKLFVLLMGFPGVGKLTIARELSPHFAAKIIDNHWFNNPILRLIDDDGTAPLPSGIWEYTGRVRQAVLDAIVAYGPPSVNFIFTHAGIEGDERSIRTFQQIADAARQCEALLVPVRLLCDEEELARRITTPARRERLKSIDAQASRERSRRAQVFDPQHRFTLNLDVTSKTAEASAAAIRDHVLSVAADDFASLLGNNVAIPL; from the coding sequence ATGAAATTATTCGTCCTGCTCATGGGCTTTCCTGGTGTCGGTAAGCTGACGATTGCGAGAGAATTGAGTCCGCATTTCGCTGCGAAGATTATCGACAATCATTGGTTCAACAATCCGATACTGCGCCTGATCGATGACGATGGGACGGCACCCCTTCCGAGCGGCATATGGGAATATACTGGCAGAGTTCGGCAGGCCGTCCTCGATGCCATCGTCGCCTATGGCCCGCCCTCGGTGAATTTCATCTTCACGCACGCCGGAATAGAGGGCGACGAGCGCAGTATCCGCACATTTCAGCAGATTGCTGACGCTGCCAGGCAATGCGAGGCGCTGCTGGTGCCGGTGCGATTGCTTTGCGATGAGGAGGAACTGGCGCGCCGCATTACCACGCCAGCGCGTCGCGAGCGGTTGAAGTCGATTGACGCACAAGCCTCCAGGGAAAGGAGCAGGCGAGCCCAGGTCTTCGATCCCCAACATCGATTCACCCTGAATTTGGATGTGACCTCAAAGACGGCCGAAGCGAGCGCAGCAGCCATTCGCGATCATGTGCTGAGCGTAGCAGCCGACGATTTCGCTTCACTCTTGGGGAACAACGTCGCGATCCCGCTATAA
- a CDS encoding RES family NAD+ phosphorylase has translation MEKQPPANEASSIFRKVSGRFFRSVPIERLDRVLDLPDETSAGRYHRLGQPALYMSASAEWAIMAISGYMREDGRRRVVVPLAVNNAFVLDQHDEQACEQLGIDREASNLSWRSALAVGKEPPSWRTADLARAAGADGIIDRSRLIPGGRHLNLFRWNALGGPSVEVNGDPVEITLSQGGPKWGL, from the coding sequence ATGGAAAAACAACCGCCAGCAAACGAAGCATCAAGTATCTTCCGCAAGGTGAGCGGGCGCTTCTTTCGGTCCGTTCCTATCGAGCGCCTCGATCGCGTGCTCGATCTTCCGGATGAGACGAGCGCGGGCCGTTATCACCGGCTCGGTCAGCCTGCCCTCTATATGAGTGCTTCGGCCGAATGGGCGATCATGGCGATTTCGGGTTATATGCGCGAAGACGGGCGGCGGCGTGTGGTGGTGCCGCTCGCGGTCAACAACGCCTTCGTGCTCGATCAGCATGATGAGCAGGCGTGTGAACAGCTCGGTATCGACCGGGAGGCCTCCAATCTCTCCTGGCGCTCGGCACTGGCTGTCGGCAAGGAGCCGCCGTCATGGCGCACGGCCGATCTCGCCAGGGCGGCGGGCGCCGATGGCATCATCGACCGATCGAGACTGATCCCCGGCGGCCGGCATCTCAATCTGTTTCGCTGGAATGCGCTCGGCGGTCCGTCCGTCGAGGTGAACGGCGATCCGGTCGAGATTACCTTGTCGCAGGGCGGCCCGAAGTGGGGTCTGTAA
- a CDS encoding SPFH domain-containing protein — protein sequence MFGLRFIKTEPTQYVIQYQNGNAVREGAGLAFWHFSPSSSLVLVPTASVNDPFIFPLVTSDFQEVTVQGQITYRIAEPRRTAALLNFTLDRRGAYVSEDPQKLSTRVIDRVQVAMRAEVQTLSLKEVLASGEALVAGVAEALKKHPTIEALGLEILGLSLLAVTPKVETSKALEAHAREALLRQADEAIYSRRNAAIEQERTIKENEIATEITLENKRRQVREAQMEAERAVQERQLQIRREEMAGKIALEEQNRELVTLAATNARAEADAQAYAMTAMMKSFEEADPKVLQALASVGMQPGQLMALAFRDLADNATKIGQLNVSPDLLREILQPQEGKDRAGL from the coding sequence ATGTTCGGACTGCGCTTCATCAAGACGGAACCCACGCAATACGTCATCCAATACCAAAACGGCAACGCCGTCCGCGAGGGTGCCGGCCTGGCCTTCTGGCATTTTTCGCCTTCGAGCTCGCTCGTGCTGGTGCCGACGGCGAGCGTCAACGATCCTTTCATCTTTCCCCTGGTGACATCGGACTTCCAGGAAGTGACGGTGCAGGGACAGATCACCTACCGCATTGCCGAGCCGCGGCGGACGGCCGCCCTCTTGAACTTCACGCTCGACCGTAGGGGTGCTTACGTCTCGGAAGATCCGCAGAAGCTTTCGACCCGGGTGATCGACCGCGTCCAGGTGGCGATGCGGGCCGAGGTGCAGACGCTGTCGCTGAAGGAGGTTCTTGCCTCGGGCGAGGCGCTTGTCGCGGGCGTCGCCGAAGCGCTGAAGAAACACCCGACGATCGAAGCGCTCGGCCTCGAGATCCTCGGCCTGTCGCTGCTCGCCGTCACGCCGAAGGTCGAGACATCAAAGGCTCTCGAAGCCCACGCACGCGAAGCCCTGCTCCGCCAGGCCGACGAGGCCATCTATAGCAGGCGCAACGCCGCGATCGAGCAGGAGCGGACGATCAAGGAAAACGAGATCGCCACCGAGATCACGCTGGAGAACAAGAGGCGGCAGGTGCGCGAAGCCCAGATGGAGGCCGAACGCGCCGTGCAGGAACGGCAGCTGCAGATCCGCCGCGAAGAAATGGCCGGCAAGATCGCGCTCGAGGAGCAGAACCGCGAACTGGTGACGCTGGCTGCGACCAACGCCCGGGCCGAGGCCGACGCCCAGGCCTATGCGATGACGGCGATGATGAAATCCTTCGAGGAGGCCGATCCGAAAGTGCTGCAGGCGCTCGCCTCGGTCGGCATGCAGCCGGGCCAGCTGATGGCGCTCGCCTTCCGCGACCTTGCCGACAATGCGACGAAGATCGGCCAGCTGAACGTCTCGCCCGATCTTCTCAGGGAGATATTGCAGCCGCAGGAGGGCAAGGACCGTGCCGGCCTCTGA
- a CDS encoding cupin domain-containing protein → MLGKMISAAAFAVALVAGTAAAHAAGDKAKVTLVYDHELPNVPGKSIKAVLVEYKPGGTSPGHTHPKSAFIYATVLEGSIKSQVNDGPVKIYKAGESFPEFPGDHHSVSANGSKTKPAKLLAVFVVNTGETELTTDDK, encoded by the coding sequence ATGTTAGGAAAAATGATCTCGGCAGCGGCATTCGCCGTTGCCCTTGTTGCCGGCACCGCCGCCGCGCATGCCGCGGGCGACAAGGCGAAGGTAACCCTCGTCTACGATCACGAGCTTCCCAACGTTCCCGGCAAGAGCATCAAGGCCGTGCTCGTCGAATATAAGCCCGGCGGCACATCGCCAGGCCACACCCACCCGAAATCGGCCTTCATCTATGCCACCGTTCTGGAGGGCTCGATCAAAAGCCAGGTGAACGACGGCCCGGTGAAGATTTACAAGGCCGGTGAAAGCTTTCCCGAATTCCCCGGCGATCACCACAGCGTCAGCGCCAACGGCAGCAAGACCAAGCCGGCGAAACTGCTCGCGGTCTTCGTGGTGAACACGGGCGAGACGGAACTGACGACCGACGACAAGTAA
- a CDS encoding cystathionine gamma-synthase family protein — MTAPHPSKTHIGNHALHPETQMLNYGYDPELSEGAVKPPVFLTSTFVFNSAEDGRDFFDYVSGRREPPAGKGAGLVYSRFNHPNSEIVEDRLAVYERTESGALFSSGMAAIATTLLAFVRPGDAVLHSQPLYGGTETLLAKTFLNLGVAAVGFADGVSEASVQKAADEAMGKGRVSVILIETPANPTNSLVDVAMIRRVADAIGARQGHTPIVVCDNTLLGPVFQRPIEHGADISLYSLTKYVGGHSDLIAGAVLGRKAVVKQVKALRGAIGTQLDPHSCWMLGRSLETLQLRMERANSNARAVADFLREHPKVEKVHYLPYHDPDSPLGRTFTAQCTGAGSTFSFDIRGGQPASFKFLNALQVFKLAVSLGGTESLASHPATMTHSGVPADVRERIGVLESTIRLSIGIEHPDDLVADLELALQAA, encoded by the coding sequence ATGACCGCCCCGCATCCTTCCAAAACCCATATCGGCAATCATGCACTGCATCCCGAAACGCAGATGCTGAACTACGGCTACGATCCCGAGCTCTCGGAGGGCGCGGTCAAGCCGCCGGTGTTCCTCACCTCCACCTTCGTCTTCAACTCCGCCGAGGATGGCCGCGATTTCTTCGATTACGTCTCGGGCCGGCGTGAGCCGCCGGCGGGCAAGGGTGCCGGCCTCGTCTATTCGCGCTTCAATCATCCGAATAGCGAGATCGTCGAGGACAGGCTCGCCGTCTATGAGCGGACGGAAAGCGGCGCGCTGTTTTCATCCGGCATGGCGGCGATTGCCACCACGCTGCTTGCCTTCGTCCGTCCCGGCGATGCGGTCCTGCATTCGCAGCCGCTTTACGGCGGCACCGAAACCCTGCTGGCAAAGACCTTCCTCAATCTCGGCGTCGCGGCCGTCGGCTTTGCCGATGGCGTCAGCGAAGCATCGGTGCAGAAGGCGGCCGATGAGGCGATGGGCAAGGGCCGCGTCTCCGTCATCCTGATCGAAACACCAGCCAACCCGACCAACAGTCTCGTCGACGTCGCGATGATCCGGCGTGTCGCCGATGCGATCGGCGCACGGCAGGGGCATACGCCGATCGTCGTCTGCGACAACACGTTGCTCGGGCCGGTCTTCCAGCGGCCGATCGAGCACGGCGCCGATATCTCGCTCTATTCGCTGACCAAATATGTCGGCGGCCATTCCGATCTCATCGCCGGCGCGGTTCTCGGCCGCAAGGCCGTCGTCAAGCAGGTCAAGGCGCTGCGCGGCGCGATCGGCACGCAGCTCGATCCGCATTCCTGCTGGATGCTCGGCCGGTCACTCGAAACGCTGCAGTTGCGCATGGAGCGGGCCAACAGCAATGCGCGGGCGGTGGCCGATTTCCTGCGCGAGCACCCGAAGGTCGAGAAGGTTCACTATCTCCCGTACCACGATCCGGATTCGCCGCTGGGGCGCACCTTCACCGCGCAATGCACCGGCGCCGGTTCGACCTTCTCCTTCGATATCCGCGGTGGCCAGCCGGCCTCCTTCAAATTCCTGAATGCGCTGCAGGTCTTCAAGCTTGCCGTCAGCCTCGGCGGCACGGAGTCGCTGGCAAGCCATCCGGCCACGATGACCCATTCCGGCGTGCCCGCCGATGTGCGTGAGCGTATTGGCGTTCTGGAATCGACGATCCGGCTGTCGATCGGCATCGAGCATCCGGATGATCTGGTGGCGGATCTGGAACTGGCGCTGCAGGCCGCGTGA
- a CDS encoding GFA family protein: MDRLAQCHCGSLRAKTSGDPLTVSLCHCRDCQRRTGAVASSGAIFAKSEVTLEGDWKVFERDAAEGRKVRFRFCPNCGTSLYWEGDFSAELCGIAVGAFADPTFPPPLLSVYEQSRHEWVEPPDGVVRARRGLVSSAAAADDDKPSET; the protein is encoded by the coding sequence ATGGACAGGTTAGCGCAATGCCATTGCGGATCACTCCGCGCGAAGACCTCAGGCGATCCGCTTACGGTGAGCCTGTGCCATTGCCGGGACTGCCAGCGCCGAACCGGCGCCGTGGCGAGCAGCGGCGCGATCTTCGCGAAATCCGAGGTGACGCTCGAGGGAGACTGGAAGGTCTTCGAGCGCGACGCCGCCGAAGGGCGCAAGGTCCGGTTCCGCTTCTGCCCGAATTGCGGGACGTCGCTGTATTGGGAAGGTGATTTCAGCGCGGAGCTCTGCGGCATCGCGGTCGGCGCCTTCGCGGACCCGACCTTTCCGCCGCCCCTGCTTTCCGTCTACGAACAATCCAGGCATGAGTGGGTGGAGCCGCCCGACGGCGTGGTGCGTGCCCGGCGCGGATTGGTTTCGTCAGCGGCGGCCGCGGATGATGACAAGCCGAGCGAAACTTGA
- a CDS encoding LysR family transcriptional regulator — MNFSALDLNLLRVFDAMMAELSTVRAGERVGLSQPAVSSALGRLRALLDDELFVREGNQMMPTARALELRHPIRQALAGMEEALAATAVFDPATSTRSFMLIGSDYFSTLLMPPLAARVAEAAPSVTLQMIDHASSEVFEMLRDGRADIVVDRSLEAPEWVASRKVLQSWLVCIAKQGHPLFASRGLRPGDAIPADLFCAVPHVLRSADGSRTGTIDPALARLGLARRVMVTVPHFQAVALAVESSEMLGSIPVHFARTLIGRLKLDVFMPPMESPKMDVTMYWLRRFDSDPGSAWLRSEIAHALSAPETPSFQSSVDRSEN; from the coding sequence GTGAATTTCTCCGCCCTCGACCTGAACCTGTTGCGCGTCTTCGACGCCATGATGGCAGAGCTTTCGACGGTGCGGGCAGGCGAGCGGGTCGGCTTGTCCCAGCCGGCCGTGAGTTCGGCGCTCGGCAGATTGCGCGCCTTGCTTGATGACGAATTGTTCGTGAGAGAAGGCAACCAGATGATGCCGACGGCGCGCGCCCTCGAATTGCGCCATCCGATCAGGCAGGCGCTGGCCGGCATGGAAGAGGCATTGGCGGCGACCGCTGTTTTCGATCCCGCCACCTCGACCCGTTCCTTCATGCTGATCGGATCGGATTACTTCTCGACATTGCTGATGCCGCCGCTGGCTGCGCGTGTGGCCGAAGCTGCGCCTTCCGTCACCTTGCAGATGATCGATCATGCCTCGTCGGAAGTCTTCGAGATGCTGCGCGACGGCCGAGCGGATATCGTCGTCGACCGATCGCTCGAAGCGCCGGAATGGGTTGCGAGCCGCAAGGTGCTCCAATCATGGTTGGTCTGCATCGCAAAGCAGGGGCATCCTCTTTTTGCCAGCCGCGGACTTCGTCCGGGAGACGCCATACCGGCAGATCTGTTCTGCGCCGTCCCTCACGTCCTGCGCTCCGCCGATGGGAGCCGGACCGGAACGATCGATCCCGCCCTCGCCCGCCTTGGCCTTGCGCGGCGCGTCATGGTCACGGTACCCCATTTCCAGGCAGTTGCTCTCGCCGTTGAATCGAGCGAAATGCTGGGAAGCATTCCGGTTCATTTTGCTCGCACCCTGATCGGCCGGCTAAAGCTCGACGTGTTCATGCCGCCGATGGAATCGCCGAAAATGGATGTGACCATGTACTGGCTTCGCCGTTTCGACAGCGATCCGGGAAGTGCATGGCTGCGAAGTGAAATCGCGCACGCGCTTTCCGCGCCCGAGACGCCTTCATTCCAGTCATCGGTCGATCGATCCGAGAATTGA
- a CDS encoding SDR family oxidoreductase, with protein sequence MKIVVIGGTGLIGSKTVERLRSKGHDVLPASPNSGVDTITGKGLPEALAGAQVVIDLANSPSFEDKAVLEFFQTSGRNLLAAEKAAGVKHHIALSIVGMERLQDSGYMRAKKAQEDLIKGSGIPYTIVHSTQFHEFMAGIAQAGAVGQMVHLSPAYVQPIASDDVADVMAEVALAAPVNGTIEIGGPEKVRLTDIVTRLFKATNDPRQIMADPHARYFGVELEDNSLVAGPKARLGRIRFDDWLRQHPPQKMSA encoded by the coding sequence ATGAAGATCGTCGTTATCGGCGGCACCGGGCTCATCGGCTCGAAGACCGTGGAAAGATTGCGCAGCAAGGGGCACGACGTCCTGCCGGCCTCGCCGAATTCGGGCGTCGACACCATCACCGGCAAGGGGCTCCCCGAAGCGCTCGCCGGCGCGCAGGTGGTGATCGACCTCGCCAACTCGCCTTCCTTCGAGGACAAGGCGGTTCTCGAATTCTTCCAGACCTCGGGGCGCAACCTTCTCGCCGCCGAGAAAGCCGCCGGCGTGAAGCATCACATCGCGCTCTCGATCGTCGGCATGGAGCGGCTGCAGGACAGCGGCTACATGCGCGCCAAGAAGGCCCAGGAGGACCTGATCAAGGGTTCCGGCATTCCCTACACCATCGTGCATTCCACGCAGTTTCATGAGTTCATGGCGGGCATCGCCCAGGCGGGCGCGGTCGGCCAGATGGTGCATCTGTCGCCGGCTTACGTGCAGCCGATCGCCTCGGACGACGTCGCCGATGTCATGGCCGAGGTGGCGCTGGCCGCACCCGTCAACGGCACGATCGAAATCGGCGGACCGGAGAAAGTCCGCCTCACCGACATCGTGACGCGCCTCTTCAAGGCGACGAACGATCCGCGTCAGATCATGGCCGATCCGCATGCCCGCTATTTCGGCGTCGAGCTCGAGGACAATTCACTCGTGGCAGGGCCGAAGGCCCGGCTCGGCCGCATCCGCTTCGATGACTGGCTGCGCCAGCATCCGCCCCAGAAGATGAGCGCCTGA